In Natrinema amylolyticum, the DNA window CGGGTTCGCGATCAGTACTCGGACTGCTTCCGCGATCGCGATCGGTACCCGGACTACTTCCGGTCCGTTCACTGCTTCGCGACCGGTCGCCGGCGGTCTCTCCCTCGCTCGGCGCGACGTTCCCCGTCCGATTCATCCAGCTGTCGATGTTATCGGCGACATAGTCTTTGCCGCCCCAGCCGAACGCGACGCCTGCGCCGATGGCGATGGCCGCACCGAGGCCCCACGCGAGCGCTCGTGCGAACACGTAGAGGATGCCGACGTCGATCCCCATCGTGTCGAGGCCGATGACGATCGCCGTGAAGTAGAGGAACATCCGCGTTCCGGTCGCGAACCAGCTCGCATAGGCCGTCTGGGTCGCCGCCCGGGTCCGTTCGATGGCGTCGCCGATGAAGTCGGCGACGACGAACCCGAGGGTGATGACGAGCAGCCCCGCGATGAACGCCGGCAGGTACGAGACCGCCGTCGAGATCCACTGCGACAGCGTCGCGATCGCGAGCGCGTTCGCCGCCG includes these proteins:
- a CDS encoding mechanosensitive ion channel family protein, with translation MVPPYPAQAQVPDWLQDPVAELVTFLPRLIGALIILAIGWILGRVAAGVVRRLADGVELDRMVLETPLGRILGGTEQAVSSAFGTLAKWFVYALAILAAANALAIATLSQWISTAVSYLPAFIAGLLVITLGFVVADFIGDAIERTRAATQTAYASWFATGTRMFLYFTAIVIGLDTMGIDVGILYVFARALAWGLGAAIAIGAGVAFGWGGKDYVADNIDSWMNRTGNVAPSEGETAGDRSRSSERTGSSPGTDRDRGSSPSTDREPGPGPSDDD